ACTGCCCCCATCAGAGAGCTGTCCCTGCCAAGCCTGGACCACCGCTGTCAAGCTAACGTCAACAAGGGACGCTACTTCCGCCcttaacatgaaaaataaaacacctggTAGCGAACAAGACattcgttttttttatttttctctccttccctctgtagAGGCCATTTAATTTGCCGTTTAGGTGTAATTTTCTTCCAAACACGCGTTGGTTAGCGGTAAAGGCTGAGGTTGGCCACAGGAAGTCCATGAGTCAACTGGCACAGGTGTTGCTTATTAGGGAGCAGTGCAAATGGCGGTTCGGCCCTGGCTAGCCTGGTCCTCCGGGGACGGCCTCTCTTCTGGGAGGACGGTTAGGGCCAAGGTGAGGTTTGACGTTCAAGTGGACGTTAGGGTTAGCTGAAGGTTACATTTAAGGTTAAACTTTAGGCGCACACTTCTCGCGAGAATTTCGAAAAAGACCCCTGGCTGTTCAAATCCAGGACGTTGGTGAGactaaaataaacacatcattGTAGAAACTAGCCAGCTGGTGAGATTGTCGTTTTTTCTGGGTACCTGTATGTCTGAAACAGTTCAGTCCAATCAGCAGCCTGTATGGCTCAAGGACGTGAGTTGTATCACTACGCTTATTTCCTGCGTTCTTTAGAAGGCTATAGGCTGTAACAGGCAAAGTTGGCGGTCACAGTGAAATGAGAAATACACGTGCCcccaacaaaaaagagaagcaaaaaGTCAGTTTCACAGCGCACACAGTAGGTATTCTAACTATGCAGGCCTATCCACAACCCAGTCATCCTGCCATATGTTTAAGGATGccgaaaacacacaaaatcgtCTCGGTTTGTCAAACATGGCATAGAGCCTACTCTGCTACTTGGAATGATCTCTTCACTCTTTTAAGAAGACTGTAATTAACGCAATTGTTCCTAGAGACCGAATGAATTAGAGGTGCAGATTTAGTAGGTTCACAAAAACAActaatttgatgtttttattttgaaagaaaagctGACTTACTTCCGGTATTATTttggttttctctttctctctctctctctctctctctctctctctctctctctctctgtgttcatcTCACCATTTTTACCCGTTCATTAATGTGAATTGTGCGCCAGCCACATGGCTTTCATGTGGCCTTCACTCCACTTTCCCAGTTACTTCTCCTATTTGTTAAGTAATTCGCCCACTCTATTATAGcatagagcagtggttctcgggaaggggtgggggggtgccgaggtttttcaggatgatgaaattgaatactgaatataaaattccgATTATGAACTTCcatgtatattttaatgaatatttattaggctaaataatgatttttaaggaaccttgcatggatgctatttttaaacatatatttaagcattattaatgatgcgattatacaactattaccaacaaaataaaatgtgtaatcaaaatgtatttagactgtgggcatttcgctctcaaaatataaaagttttttgccagtattctctctgtttcagtggatatatactaggcaaaaaaagttctgcaccgctttttcaatctataatttctcccctttatttatacccaatagtgttgtatcttataccgttgtaaagcctgattcgtcctctttccaatgagatacaacttgcaatcctgcatttctggaatgagtgacacaggtaattgtgtgggaagcgaccaatttttttttgacaaaatcccctgcagtattttttcagtcgatcatttctcccatttatcAATACcaattggtgttgtcttttataccgttagaaagcctgattagtccccttttcaatgtcAGTctattggtatgaccaacatggctaaacatgtgtCGTCGTTGTCGTCCCCCCCATGTAGGTCATACCAATCAATTGACagtccttacaacttatttctcattgaataGGGGACttatcaggctttctaacggtataaaagacaacaccaatggtattgttaaatgggagaaatgatcaactgaaaaaatattgcaggggattttgtcaaaaaaaaaaaaaaaaggtccttcccatacaattaccggtgtcactcattccagaaatgcaagttgtatctcattggaaagaggacgaatcaggctttacaacggtataagataaataaaggggagaaattatagactgaaaaagcagtgcagaactttttttgcctagtttactTAAGATCTGACcgtaactagtccttgtcagccagccaacttgggcttatcatgttttctagacatcatgatttcccaaaactgaataaataccacacatagcaacacaaaactgctttgctagctcaatcatgttgtcaCTAGAGtatccactggaaaaaatatttttcatgggCTGAGTTACACTTCTGCCAAGTCGTTTTTAATCTAACCGGTGCCATGACAACTACTCAAGGCCATgcatgtacagatgcaaacaaactgacaaattgattaaatcaatggcctaggcaactcataaagaataaacaaattaataatgattaataggctaattaataattgataacattaacacattaataacaagaacaaagttatagcagCACATCTCCAtagaaaatcttacaggtattgtccgtggtgctgaatcagcctcagcaggtactgtccgtggtgctgaaactgCTGGGGCAGGTGCTACCCATGGTTCTGAATCTTCTGAGGCAGgtgctgtctgtggtgctgactccgcctcagcaggtactgttcGTGGTGCtaaatccgcctcagcaggcactgtccatggtgctgaatctgctgaggctggtactgtccgtgctgctgactctgctgaggcaggtgctgtccgtggtgctgaatcttctgaggcatactctttattatagaaatttaAACTCCACAAAATTCaaggaggatcttgtttagctcttctttacttacagttggaaaaaaatcagctgtttgcccggtgtttttcaggtagtcttgtagacattttacggcccaagacgttgaccgggcgcactggcttcatttcttaacctctccagctgatccagctcttcactcgtcactttCGCTATCTTTTCGTGTACCTTTTTcgcttctgtcttgtcttcctcgttcagctaTTTTTCCAAACTTAGGTccccaaataaatcaaaattgacaacaaaaaggTCCATTAagcaggctaacaaagttgacagcggcttttgttgcgggtttcagtgaaatgttttgtgttgccatggaaaccacacagactcgggcaataagatgtaggcggactaatattttcagtgatgaggtatttttcatttgagcagggctagccgtgctgtcatgctcatttgagcacattctaaacgtctgattgaccaatcagattgctcggtcggatctacgtgttgtataatttttaaaaatctcacgtaccccctggagttcctccacgtacccccaggggtacgcggacccccatttgagaaactgtgtGTTAGAGGGTATGTCTTGTGTGTCTTGTGAGTGTGGCTGGGTGTGTCATTGGAGCTGACTGATTGTCTGAGTAATATCACCTGCACTTCCACCTGTCTGTGAATCAAGTTTGGtacagagagagggtgaggcaGGGTGCCAATATTTTCTGTTGACCGCTGAAgagttaaagttaaaaaaaaaaaaaaaaaaaacttttaccatCCAGGTCTACAAGTCCATCTGcgaatgtatgtatgtttcaCTGAAAGGGTTAAAATAAACACCCTCAAACTGCAGTAATGGCTTCATGCTTCCTCTGTCGGCGCGTCAGACAGATCCCAGCTATCTCCTCTCAGTGACTAATTTAAGTTTTTGATAGTCACCAcacagactaaaactaaaacactgAGGCAACTTCACGCACACACcattcttaaataaataaataaagatagatagatagatagatagatagatagatagatagatagatagatagatagatagatagatagatacacacatttatatcaCATTTACGTGCAGATCTGCGTTGTTAATAGTGCCATGAGGTTAAAATGGATTTTCAGTGTtggaaatatattttgaaaaaatatcatttacATGCACAAGTAAGTTTTATGTGTAGGCTTACTGATATCTAAAGAAATTGGAGTGTCAAATTCCCAGCAGGCCTGTACGCCATTCATTTTTGCAGAATGTGTAATTCACAATAATTCCAGCAGATGGTGCAAAGCGCACATTTGTGGATATTGAGCGAAAAGCAGGAAGTGAGTCTGCGATGAGAgcggaagaaggagaaaaaagccAGAAGAAAGGCAGGAAGGACCGTTGACGCAGTTGCTGAATTTGGGTGTCAGTAATGGTTAACTCTAACGGACTTTGGAAGCTGTAGCCCAAAtcttgtgtgtgtacagtaaaaTGCTGCTCCGGAGCTGTCGAAAGTCCAGTGTTTTGATTGCGGACACCACGACGTAACGGCAGCTTGTAATGAGAGCGAGCGCTCCATCCTAACGTCAAGTCAATTTGAACTCGGCTGTTAACGGAATGCAGGGGCCGCTAAGCTAACGGTGAACATGGTCAGCACTTTTAACATGTTGtagtacttttatttttaaacagtcATATTGCAGTGTTATTTTACGTAAACTATGGCGAAAGACTTTGTAAAAACATTTATAGGAGTATGCAATTACTTGCAAGACCCCCGTCAAGTGGCAAGATTTCAAACTTTCTGCGGCATTAAAGGGGTATTCCCAGATAAACCGACCGAGGCGGACAACGAATTTGTGCCCAGTAAAGAAGCTGGCGAGCAAGAATATCCCCGGCAACGAAAACGGGAACAAAACGACAGCTCGGACGTTATCGGAAATGGTGCAGCGGTGCTGGGGTCAGTCGAAAATGCGGGGGATGCGACCCCTGTCAGCGGGATGCCGGGCAGCAGCAGCCCCTCGAGGCCCACGGCAGCGGATAACGCCCGGGCCAAGCCTCTCCGCAGGAACTCCCTGACCGGGGACGTGGGCCAGGAGTTCATCATCCAAAACAAGTTTCTCTTCTATCTGTTCACATTCGGGACTGAGCTCGGCAATGAGATGTTTTTTATCGcctttttccctttcctcttctGGAACGTGGATGCCCTCGTCAGTCGGAGGCTCATCGTGGTTTGGGCCTGGAATCTGTTTGTGGGACAGTCCACCAAAGATTTAGTGCGGTGGTCCCGGCCAGCATCCCCACCTGTGGTGAAGGTGGAGGTCTTCTACAACTCAGAGTACAGCATGCCGTCCACACATGCCATGACAGGAACAATGATACCCTTCTGTCTCTTCCTACTGTCATATGGACGCTGGCAGGtgagacactttttacagtcTTATTCCTTTCACTAGTGGTCAACTTAACTTTATTTCTAAATcacctttcatacaaacatgcagctCAAAGTACTTCAAACAGCAAGATTGAACCATCAtagacaaaataacaaacactgAACTTTATATAAAACGTTGTACGCAGTGAGACTAAACCTTTAAATTGTTAAACAACTACAATGTTAATAATAGATACATGAAAGTGAATTAAATAATCACTCGGGGATGAAAGTTATGTGAAAAGCAGTtattaaaacttaaaaattaTTGCTGTAAcattactaataataaaaagccagattaaaaagaTAGGTCTTTAATTCCCTATTAAAAAATACCAAGGGAGCTTCCCATTCTAATATCCCTCATCTTAACAATTTAGTTGCTTCACGCATGAGATGCATCAGTTATCTCTTGGTGTTGTATGCTGGTTCcagtgcagtggttttcaaagtggggcccAGGGACCCTCAAGGGTCCTCTGGGGGCTTGcaaggggtcctcagcaaaatgaggaaagtTTAAATTCACCAGAATTTATA
The genomic region above belongs to Myripristis murdjan chromosome 24, fMyrMur1.1, whole genome shotgun sequence and contains:
- the LOC115355965 gene encoding sphingosine-1-phosphate phosphatase 1-like; this translates as MAKDFVKTFIGVCNYLQDPRQVARFQTFCGIKGVFPDKPTEADNEFVPSKEAGEQEYPRQRKREQNDSSDVIGNGAAVLGSVENAGDATPVSGMPGSSSPSRPTAADNARAKPLRRNSLTGDVGQEFIIQNKFLFYLFTFGTELGNEMFFIAFFPFLFWNVDALVSRRLIVVWAWNLFVGQSTKDLVRWSRPASPPVVKVEVFYNSEYSMPSTHAMTGTMIPFCLFLLSYGRWQYPFLFGLCVALSWSVLVCVSRVYMGMHSILEVITGFLYSLLILAFFGIVLDKIDNFYMMSHYAPLVIVLSHVLLGLVAFSLDSWSTSRGDTAQALGTGVGAALATHVNYQLGLLVDPPLSALPLTLPPISTTLVIHSVVRFLIGVAVLLLTRMVMKALTITFLCQLFGLPLNDVRQARQLMKVELPYRYIVYSVVGFSCVCVVPLLFSILNLA